DNA from Salvelinus alpinus chromosome 17, SLU_Salpinus.1, whole genome shotgun sequence:
CGCTGGGGGAGGCAGGGACATGGTCAATGGGGGAGGCAGACATACGTGTATATATACTGCTCATAAAGGCTGTTCCTGACATTCAATATGTAACTGTGGTTTGAGGAAGGACATTTTAGAATACTTACTGAACTTGGTGACTCCCCTGGACTCCTGAAAGACAAATAGTGCTTGCAGGCTCTTCTCAACCCTCCCCCGACGTTCTAGAATACACAAAACAACTCCCTCAGTATTAACCCACACAAAGAACaacatgtcagatcaatggaaagAGTCAGAGACCTGAgataaggagagacagaggacgtACCGTTGGGATTGAACATCTGAGTAGATGACAAGAGGAAGAGAAAGCCTTTATCAACCAAAGGCTTCACTAGCACCTACACAGGAGGAGGAGACGTTAACATTTAATACATCTAAACAAACACTTTTCATACAGTGCAGCTGTGCAACAACAGAAATTCACACTTAAAACAGGGACAATTAATTTCATATATGGCATGGGAATTCCCTGATTGGCATTAGCTCTACCTTTAAACAAATATGGAAACCAAATGACAACCAGTCTTCAAGACATGCCCATTTCTAGGGAACTGACCAGTTAGCTGACCTACATATCAAACATTATGGGGGACCAAAGTAATGACAACCCATGTGAAAGCCTGGGTGTGTAATATAATGATCCACGATACATCCCCTCCCTACCCCGTCTAGTGTTGGTGTGTAATCATTAAACACTGTTCATTAAAACATCCTGCAGAGGAACTGTCAGGGAGTGACTCACCATCCGCTCTCTCTCCAGTTTATGTATGAGTCCTGAGAGAGTGCTGCTGGTCGCTTTACCCTTCCCATCCACCACCTCAAACAGGCTGCAGTAGATCCCACACTTcagcactgaaacacacacaactCGGTCAGAACAAGTTCCACTCCTAAGTTTAAAAAACAACCACACAGTGATTCCGGGTGATAGGTCCTACATTGTTGTTTGTCAGAGTAAGTTAGTCCCTCCAAGATTTAGCAATCGCAATATTATGCGAGGGCTTGCAAATCTGACCAATCACCGCATAAAACTCAAATCGTCGCAACATTACCGCATATAACTGTCCATTTGCCTCACTAGAAAAAGAGGGTTCGCAATTTTAAGCAATCACTGTACTTTTAGCACATAAAATGGCTCAATCAAAGAACAGGTCAACAAGCTTTTTTCCTCagcagcgcatgtgacaaattggACAAAATTATTGCAAATTGCCATTCAAAATGTCAGAATTGACACAGTAAAAGCAAGCGTCACACATAAACACTGCGAAATCTTGGAGGGACTGTTAAGTTTTGTCATGTTATTCTATAGCATCTATGGACTGTTGTCTTGGTCAGAGTATAGATTAACCAGACTAGAACtaaggctggagaggaggagaatagaggaaaaCAGAATGAGTAAAGGAGGATAGTAGAGGattagaaggaggaggagagtagaggattaGAAGGAGGAgtacaggagagtagaggaggagtagaggattagaaggagaggagtacaggagagtagaggattagaaggagaggagtacaggagagtagaggaggagtagaggagtacaggagagagaggaggagtagaggattagaaggagaggagtacaggaggagtagaggattagaaggagaggagtacaggaggagtagaggattagaaggagaggagtacaggagagtagaggattagaaggagaggagtacaggaggagtagaggattagaaggagaggagtacaggaggagtagaggattagaaggagaggagtacaggagagtagaggattagaaggagaggagtacaggagagtagaggattCGAAGGAGAGGAgtacaggagagtagaggattagaaggagaggagtacaggagagtagaggattagaaggagaggagtacaggagagtagaggattagaaggagaggagtacaggagagtacaggagagtagaggattagaaggagaggagtacaggagagtagaggattagaaggagaggagtacaggagagtagaggattagaaggagaggagtacaggagagtagaggattagaaggagaggagtacaggagagtagaggattagaaggagaggagtacaggagagtagaggattagaaggagaggagaatagaggagaggattagaaggagaggagaatagaggagaggattagaaggaggatagaggagaggattagaaggagaggagaatagaggagaggattagaaggagaggagaatagaggagaggattagaaggagaggagaatagaggagaggattagaaggagaggagaatagaggagaggattagaaggagaggagtacaggagaggattagaaggaggagaatagaggagagcagaagtagagtagaatagaggaggagaggagtagagcggTTCGGACCTTCTCGGGTTCTGCTGTAGGTGTcccaggagaacagaacagaggggatCTTCCTCTTCACCTGGTCCAGCTGCATCCCCATACTCATCTCCAACTTCTCCGTTCTAcaaagggcacacacacacacacaccagtcaatCAACTTATTACAGTACTCATAACATACTTATTAACTATGAATTACTACTGATATCCATGTTTTTGGTATGGACAACAAATACGTGTTTTAGGTAGGTTTTAATTCCTTGGCGTACATAtccctgacaaactgaaatggtccacccacacagacactgtggtgaaggcagcgcaacagcgcctcttcaacctcgggGAACTGAAGAAATTTGGCGTGGCACCTAAAACCCACTAACTTTTACAGACGCACAATGtagagcatcctgtcaggttgtatcaccgcctggtacggcaactgcacagcccgcaactgcagggctctccagagggtggtgcggtctgcccaatgcatcaccggggacaaactacctgccctccaggacccctatagcatccgatgtcacaggaaagccaaatagatcatcaaggaccataaccacccaagccacagcttgctcaccccgctatcatccagaagaccgggtcagtacaggtgcatcaaactgGGACcaagactgaaaaacagtttctatcaCAAGGCCATctaactgttaaatagccatcactaggcggcttccaccctgttacgtaaccctgcaccttagaggctgctaccCTAtctacatagacttgaaatcactggccactttaataatggaaaactattcactttaataatgtttacatatttttgctttactcatctcatatttatatactgtattctattctactgtattttagtctatgacaCTCCGACATGGCTCACCCTAATATTTATATTATACTTAATtctattcttttacttttagatgtgtgtattgttagatattactactgttggagctagaaacacaaggcactttgctacatccgcaataacatatgtgaccaataacatttgataacAAATACATTTGTTTCAGGTATGGACAACAAATACAAGCGTTTTAGGTATGGACAACAAATACATGTGTTTTAGGTATAGACAATAAAGAGGTACTCACAGTTTGAAAGGGAGGAAGTGGCGTGTAGAGGAGCGTAGAGACACCTGGCACAACTCCTGTCCCTTGTTCACCAGCGGCCCACTCCACACAGTGTAGCTACTCCTCCCTGACAGGCAAATCAATaattatttaaagtgcattcaaAACACTTCACAATTGCAATATGAACAATGGCCCCAGTCAACAGTCACAGGTCAAAAGAGGGCACAGTATGCCAAACTTCCAAGGTAGCTATCAAACTAAATTCTACAAATACTTTCGCCTCTATTTTTAATACAAATGTCCGTACAAATAGACTAAAGCAGAAAGATAAGGTGAAGAAGCACAAACAGGAGTGTACCTTTGCTTCCTCCTTCACAGACAGTGCTGTTGAACCTGTGTGCAGCCATAGGTGCAGCAGCAGACTCCTTGCCTTTGTACTGGAAAGACACCACGGCGTAGGGACACACATGCCTGGGCCGAGGCTTGATCTCATCAAAAGCAAACTCATAGAAGTATTGCTGCGTGAGTTCAAAGGCTCTGTACGAGAGCAATGAGGTGACCCGCGTGGCGTTCTTGGAGATGTGACAGTCAAACTTGGGTGTGGGGTCCAGGACACTCTTAGGCATGTTCTCAAAGATGCTCTTCAGCCGGCCCTGAAGGGACAAACACACTCACTGGGTCAAATATTATAGAAACTGGTGTTGCACTCAATGCTAGGCTGTTGAAAAGTAAGCAACAACATTCTAGGTGTtcgtaatatatatatatatatattgtttaaaTTTGGTCCATACTGAGTGTGATAGATGCATTTACCCTCATGACTTTAAATATGACAATGTCTCCACAAGTGCCTGCTTCAAAAGGGTTCATTTGAAGCAAATCAGAGAATTTGGACAGATAAACACCtgaaatgacaaaacaaaaaaaggCAAGGCAAGTCAAGAACAAACTAAGGAGGCAAAAACCATGCATAGACAACTTTAACTTTTGACTAACAAAAAACGAAATAGCTATGTGTGGGTTTATAGTTTATGACTGAGGTTTGAGGGATTGTGATAAACATTTCCACCATACTCAGCTGTTGCTAGGCCATGTATTAGGCATCTTCTTATGTAATGGTATCTGGTAGACATTCTAAGCTGTCTGGCAGTGGATAAAGCTACTCTTACAGTAATGAGGCATACAGATTATCCTCTATTACAGAGTCAATTAAACCTTAACGTTCAAAAGCAGATCCATTTCTAACAGGGTTGTCACAATACCAGTAAAGCGAAACTCAGAGGTATCATGGAAAGGAAACAAAACATTAAGTGGACTACATTTCCTGAGGAAAACAGTCCTAATTTTGGTAGCAAAAACAGCCGCATGTTGACATCCAGAATAACGTTTAGCACACAATATGTTACATATagaaggtttttaaaggaccaacgAGTTTAGTCTGCTTTGTGTTTTcctttttgccatggaaaaataAGGTATGGTGACATCCCCATGTCTAACTGACATACCCCCAACATCTAGAACAGTTAGACAAGTGCATTACGGAGAAAAGCCTTCCTTCTGGACATTTGCAAACTCTCCCTAAAAACAATATCATACATGACATTCAAtagtaagtacacacacacactcacccatagCAGGATTTCCTAGTGTAGTGATCCTGGAGTGTCCCACAGACAGACCCTTCTCACATATCAACGGGAGCTGGAAAAAGAACATCACGTCATCATATCAACAACAAATAAAAGAAAACTGGTTTTCAAATGACAACCAGGAGCCCAGCAGCCAAACTCAAATTGTAGGCCGAATGCATAATCCAATTGTAAAGATCCAGACTGTAGCAGAAACATTAGATCAGAGTACTAGATCACGGCACTATACCACACCCCCTGGTGAGGCAGGCAGGCCCTTAGGCTCACCTTGGACTTGTCTGGGAACAGGAAGCAGTAGGACTCCACCAGCTCTGGGTCTGTACGTCCCTCCTGCTTCAGCTCCCTCCTCTTCTCAATGaactggcacacacacaaacaggagaaaatatggcatcatgagaaacAATGCAAGCACAACAATATAAAGGGTGGGTCAATTTCAGTGAGGTATGGAGTGTGTATTTGTTGTTGGTCATGCAAAACTATCAACTAGTGTTTTGTGCCAGTCTGGGGAGAATATCAGCAGTGGGTATGCGTTTTATTTTCTTTGAACATTAGGAAGTGGAGATTTGACTAAAGTGATAGCAAATGAGAATTCTTATAACAGACCTCTGGGCCATGCTGTTGACAACAGCCTGAGGCAGACTGATCAGCTGATGGCCTGTCTTATTGTTTTTTTAATCTTCTTTGTTGTGGCATGGGCTTCTGTATAGTTTGGTGTACCATGTGGTTGGTTTGTGTTAAATATGATGGGGGGGGGAATGGTCtctaaaaaaagaaaaatctttAAAAGCTGAGAGTATGATAATAATGTGGTTAAGCTTGGTGATGCTACCTCTTTCTCCAGCAGCTCATTGTGAATGAGCCTGGCCTTGCAGTAGGAGAATGTCCCTCTGGACGATGCATCCAGGTAGAAGGAGGAGAGGATCTTCACAAGGCCCTCAAATTCCCGGGAGTCAGGGGCCAGAAACTGGTACAGGCCTACCGAGGAGCAGGGATGacaagagaggacaagagagggagagaaacagaggattaGTATCATTCAGGGATGTGATTGGCACAAATTGGACTGCgttcacacaggcagcccaattccccgctcactaattggtcttttgaccagtcAGATCAGCTctaaaaaaatatctgatgtgaaaagatctggtATCAAAAGAACAATTAGAGGAAAAATTCTCAGAAttgtctgcctgtgtaaacaaaGCCATAGAACAGGGACTGGATTACATTGTTTATTTGTATGCACTGTTAATGTAAAGAACTCAATAGGCTACATGATGGGTATCTGGTCAGTTTATTTCAAGATAAAAGGGGCAAAGTTCTCTGTGTACTTTGGGCTAAATTATGATGATGCAATATGTCCAACCAAGTCTCATCCACCAGTCTATTTTCCAAATGCAGTGACATCACACTAAGGAACGGGAACATCTAAAAAACTAGCACATGCAGTCTGAAAATGGGTAGATATACTATTTAGTCAGAATGCATGACACATATCCATCAAGCCAAAGGTCAGAATCTAGAGACAATATTATCAAACTAAACTTGATGTAGCTATGCCCATGATAGAAACTTGTATGATGGATTGTATTTTGCATGCAGGCTGTGCATCATAATTCGGCATCTCCCCAATTATGAAAACCAAACACACCAACCTGTGAATATAGTGGGCACCATTGGTATAGAATGGATGCTCTTTCTGATGACAATCCAAGCAAATCTTATGTAAGAGCCAAGACCAGCACAGCAAACATTCTAAAGAATGAACTAGCCTAACTAATACTAAAACAGTTCTTGGCAGCTTCTCCCAGTCTGGCTATTCCTGGATGACTGCCCAATGGTCTCACTGTATAGCTAGTTACATGTATTCTACCCCAAAATACTCCAACTGGGGTCTGGACTTGTTGTTTACTATAATCTGTATCAAATCAATTAAGATATGGGATGATGACTGACTATCTCTGGAGCTTCATGGAAGGGCCATGGTAACCAGTCTAGGCCTAGATCCTAGAAGATGGGTGTGGTGTGTACAACTCAAGGGACTTTAACACTATGTTAATTTTCCACAAGCTTTCAAAATCCTCAGCTGAATACCAtcatcaaaactaatttcactcTCCACAAGCCTCCATGTAGACCCAAGTAATATGGAGGCTTGATGGACAGCATCTCTTCACGTGCTTCTCTTCTCGCGCCTGGGCCGAAACTTACCTGCAATGCTGACCGAGATGAGTACGGGAACCGATTTTACCTTTACCAAGGCAATAGTTTATTTGTACGCAATAAAATAACGTTAACTATCCTCTGAAGATGGATCACATTAATCCATGTCAATAGCTAATCTAAATTCTGACCGTAGGGAACGCGGGTTTGCAACATGCAGCACTTGAATTATGAAACACAGGGCAGCCTCTGTTGGAAATAGCTAGCTAGTACTAGAGAAAGGGCACAACCTTTCCGTTCCTTGATCTTCCTCGGGATCTGAAAATTTCTCCTTGGCAACTCTTCAGCCTGTCTCTGGCCGGGTAAAGGTGAATTATCAGAGCTTCTCGCGGTAGTCTGCCCGCTCCTCCGCCGCTCAGAGGCTTCTTGTTCGGGCATTACACCGTCTTCACATCCAGTCTGATCGCCATTTTGGTTGGATGTGGCCGAGATGGCGGCTGACAACGAATTTGTCTTGCTATCGCAGCTCTCCAAGTCGAGCTCACCGGTCTTCAGACACTCTATGTCAGTTTTTCTCTCCACTTCAGGGTTCAAGGCCATTTTTCGGGCACCGTTAGCGTCTTTCGCGGGCAATGTAGTTGGTTACTGCGCCACTTAACTGACACTCTACTCCTCACCCTGCCTCCGCCATTGTGAATATGACGTATGCCTTCTTCTCCACCACAGCAAAGCGCTGGCGTCAATCTGTTTACATTCAAGCAAAGCCGCGCCTCCTACAGGCCCTTGAGTCGAATAACTTCCTTTGAGACCGTTATTATACCTCAGTGTTTGAGACAGCAGCTGGCTgaactagtgtctgtctgtctacctcggGGGTTTTCCACTAAGGCCTGGCCTACTACAGAAATCTTAACAAAAATGTGTCAAATTAAACCGTTTCTGTCTCTAAAGTTATGATTTTATACCGTCTGTGACACATAACTTATTGACATAAAAAGGCATTTGTTTGAATCAGAGTAATATCCATAAATAGTATAGGCCCAATAACACCATGCCCTATCCACTTTCAGTCTGACATTTGATATACAGACTGGTGGTATGACTGGGAAATGCTTATTGCGTTTTGGCTGGCCTATTTAATTGAGACCATGCATCCAGAATGACATCTGACAAATGAAAGTCTGCTATAGGAAAGAAATCTTATTTCCTCTCATTTTTATGCCTTCTCCAATGATGGCATATGATGTGTGCACAACAGGTGACATGGATTTCAATGTTAGTAGATGAAAATAGAATAAGGTTTCTGAACCCAGTTCTAAGACTTCTGTTCAAATGTTTAATGACAAAATACAATTATTATAGATCACAGATAAAAATAGGACATTACACTAAACGTGTAATTCCTTACAAATTCAATAATTATACAAAAATATCATTTTAACCTAACAGGCTTATCCCAGTTGGTTCAGTGACCCACAATGCTCAACCTAGGAGCAACACACATTGTGCTGCCTATGACATAACATGCATTCAGAGTAGGAAAAAAGGGAGAGAATATTGCTTGTTGTTGATCCTCGAGTAGGAACTAAAGAGACACACACTTACAAAAGTAAACAAGGTCCAGACAAACTGATAAGGAACTGGAACTTTCTTAGAGAGTGCCATTATGTTATGATCAATCAGGGCTGCCCCTGCTGTAGATGTCATACTCTCTGTATCGGAGGTAGTCCTTAAGCCTGGTGGGGAGAGGCATGAAGCTGATGAAGGCTGGGGATCGCAGACGCAGACGGCTCAGGCAGTCCCGGATACGCAGCCGACACAGGTGCTTCAGGCTGCGCACATTCTCTGAGGGGGCATTAGGGTCATGTTTTATTTACCTGGAATTTACTTAGAAATTTGGTCAAATGGTAATTACATAATAATTATTGTGAAAAGGAATCTGTGCAGTGCAGTTCCGTTATAGTACCTTGGATATGGCATATCTCAGGCCACTGTTTCTGTGTCTTCAGGCATTCCTTGAGTTTGACACAGAGGGTGACGTGGTCTGTGTAGTCCAGCATGATGCGCACTACCTGTGCCGAGATGTGTTTCAGCCACTTGACTGTTATCACCTCACagaactacagacagacagaaaaaaagagacagagatagagtttGTAATAACCACATTTACAATGACCACATAATGTTTGTTTTCCTCCTTAGCACTAGTTGTCTAACCACCATGTCTTTGGTGACCGAGGTCGTCCAGGGTGCGTAGTCATGGGAACTGTCTCCATAGGGACAGTCAAAGCAGCGCTGTACATCGTATCCATGGTTGAGAAGCATCCTCAGCATGACCTCATCTTTCAGCGCATACTGCAGTGCTGATGGGAAGTGTGTTGTTTTGACACGAGAATAGTAGCTGGCGTTAGCACCGTACCTGATTGATTGACAAGACCAACAAAATCCATTAGGCCTACATTAACAGTACACAGTAATCAAAAATACATACTACAGGCTAATTCCTCTCACTCACATAACATATTTTACTGTAAAGTATATTGAGATTTTGAAATGCACTTAATTttataaagtttgatttgacttgaGTTTGATTCCTACCTCAGCAGAGTGTTTATAAGCTCATAGTTGCCCAGCCGCAGAGCCACTTGTAGACAGTTGACAGGGTCCTGGTTGACCATGGCCTCAGCCTCCAGCAACAGACGGGTGGACTGGACATCGTTGTTCGATACAGCAAAGTAAAGAGCCGACCTGCGTTCGTCATCGTATTTATTGCGCACGCGTGGGTGCAGCATGAAGTTGGGGTCGTAGCCTGCATTGAGAAGGACCTCCAGGCACTGGGTGTGTCCCCCAGCAGCAGCAGAGTGAAGGGGACTCATACCACTCTTCTTCACTGCCTCCATATTTGTTGCTGAGATCAACCGTTCCAAcaccctgaggagagagaggagaagacctTTCAATATCTGTACCTCCTAAcagcagaaaaataaataaataaatataaaagggGTATATAAAGTAAAGATCTTTCTCCACTCACAACAGATGCCCGTGGTATGCAGCACGGTGGATGGGTAGGTGCCCACTGTGGTTGGGCATGTCGGGGTCTGCCCCATAGTCCAGCAGCAGAGAGATGATGTCAGGATTACCTGATGCAACCGCCTCAAACAGCACAGAGCCCTCTGTCTGAGACTGCACGCTGGCTCCtgacagagtgatagagagagcgagagaaaaggatagagagagaggagagacagaaagttAATCACTCCATAtggtccagacacacacacacacagacacacacacctttctgtAGCAGGACCTCCACTACGTTAAGGTGCCCTGTCTCTGCAGCCAGTGCCAGTGGGGTCAGCTTGTCAACATCCCTTGCGTTTGGGTTGGCTCCGGACTGCAGTAGCAGGTTAACAAAATTGTCCAGACCCAGGAGGGATGCCTCATGGAGGGCAGTCCGCTCCAGATCTCCTGTTTGGTCCACCTTGGCATTGCAGCGAAGCAGGAGCGAGGCACAATCATATTGGTCATTTACTATAGCTGTAGGAAATAGGTGACAGAGCAGGAAGAATGGAAGAAGGTTAAAGTTGTGCTCCATAAACAAAAATCTACGGACATCTAAGATATATTTTGAATACCTGCCACGAGTGGAGATTCCTCGTCATCGTTCTGGAGGTCTGGACAGCATCCATTCTGAAGCAGGAACGTAGCGTTTTCCCTCAGGCCGCACACTACAGCCAGGAAGAGAGGTGTCTCTCCTTTCAGAGTCCGGCACTGCTCTGCACCCTGGGGGGAAGCTGGACACATGGACCTGTATATTACTATCTAGATTTGACCAGGAAAGTCCCTTGAGATATGTCTCTAAACCAGTACCTGAGAAGACGATCTCCAGTATACTTTTCTTCTCCTGCACTGCGGCCTCATGTAACGGGATCCATCCTCTGTCGTCTACTCTGGACATGGCTCCTGGTTGCTCAGCTAACCTTATTAGGGCCTCCTCATTACCTAACAGAACAGGAAGACAGGTACGGGGTAAATCTCAATAGTCTGACATGGCTACCTCTCCTGTCCTTTTCATTCGGTTGAACTGATGTGTGAGAACTGGACAGGTGAAAGACATTTTCACTTTCTGAAATGAGATGAGGCAAGTAAAGGAATTAtatttagactattgagatgcatccGAAGACCAGAACTGTTATTCATCGCTGGGCCCTCCAGTATCCTGCACTGGAACAGTGCCAAAGTCAATAGACTAGCTGTAACCTCTATGGCAGTGCTGTCATATCCCTCCATCTTATTCCACCTCTGTCTCAactccacacacaccatataggGGCCAGACAATCTATGAGACCGGAAAAGAGATGATCACACATAGCAGAAGTCATTAAGGAGTTAAGATAAGGAAAAAGCCATGCTCACCTTCCTTTATCACTGTAAAGATCTCATCAGGATCACCTTCAGGGCCTGCAGGATCACTGGGTGAAATATATGTATAAACACGGAATCACTTGGATATTCCACAGCTAACCCATGTGGTATACACAGAATAAAGCAGCAGATATTTTGCCATTTGAGAGGTCTTACTTAGGGAGTGAGCCTTTGTGCTTGTTGTATTTCAGAAGGCTCTGTTCAATCATGTACTGTGTGACCTTGTCCTCTTCTGGTTGGTCAAAAACATATCCTGCCTCTGTCTCTGAGTTCATCTGTCACTCCAGGAAGGGTCAACTCACCAGGAAACTACTAACTTGAGCTGGGGAGACATTATGTTAAGAACCTTCATTCTCATTCTCTGTTCAACTACTGGTATTTTAAAGGGGCAACATGTTACCTACCAGGGCAGGGACCATACACATGACCAGCCAGCAGCCTCAAATACCAACAGGACCCCGGCAGACATTTCATAGACAACAGTAAAACTGGAGAGCATTGCAGCCATGTTGTACACTGTCATTTTTGTGAGTTTGTGCTGACTATCATTTCACATACATAGAAAACAAGATAATACATTGATACATTACAGTATATTTACATGCTTAATGGTTGTGTTCTGCTTGAAATAGCTGCCCCAGTTCTCTGCAGTGGCGTGACTTTGATGATGACAGTATAGTATAATAAAGGCTAAACAAGGCATGGGTTGGTGCATTATATGTGTGGCTGTAGTGTTGGGTATTGCACATTGAAAACTACATCAGCCTTT
Protein-coding regions in this window:
- the asb14b gene encoding dynein axonemal heavy chain 12 isoform X3, with the protein product MSRVDDRGWIPLHEAAVQEKKSILEIVFSASPQGAEQCRTLKGETPLFLAVVCGLRENATFLLQNGCCPDLQNDDEESPLVAAIVNDQYDCASLLLRCNAKVDQTGDLERTALHEASLLGLDNFVNLLLQSGANPNARDVDKLTPLALAAETGHLNVVEVLLQKGASVQSQTEGSVLFEAVASGNPDIISLLLDYGADPDMPNHSGHLPIHRAAYHGHLLVLERLISATNMEAVKKSGMSPLHSAAAGGHTQCLEVLLNAGYDPNFMLHPRVRNKYDDERRSALYFAVSNNDVQSTRLLLEAEAMVNQDPVNCLQVALRLGNYELINTLLRYGANASYYSRVKTTHFPSALQYALKDEVMLRMLLNHGYDVQRCFDCPYGDSSHDYAPWTTSVTKDMVFCEVITVKWLKHISAQVVRIMLDYTDHVTLCVKLKECLKTQKQWPEICHIQENVRSLKHLCRLRIRDCLSRLRLRSPAFISFMPLPTRLKDYLRYREYDIYSRGSPD
- the asb14b gene encoding dynein axonemal heavy chain 12 isoform X1; this encodes MNSETEAGYVFDQPEEDKVTQYMIEQSLLKYNKHKGSLPNDPAGPEGDPDEIFTVIKEGNEEALIRLAEQPGAMSRVDDRGWIPLHEAAVQEKKSILEIVFSASPQGAEQCRTLKGETPLFLAVVCGLRENATFLLQNGCCPDLQNDDEESPLVAAIVNDQYDCASLLLRCNAKVDQTGDLERTALHEASLLGLDNFVNLLLQSGANPNARDVDKLTPLALAAETGHLNVVEVLLQKGASVQSQTEGSVLFEAVASGNPDIISLLLDYGADPDMPNHSGHLPIHRAAYHGHLLVLERLISATNMEAVKKSGMSPLHSAAAGGHTQCLEVLLNAGYDPNFMLHPRVRNKYDDERRSALYFAVSNNDVQSTRLLLEAEAMVNQDPVNCLQVALRLGNYELINTLLRYGANASYYSRVKTTHFPSALQYALKDEVMLRMLLNHGYDVQRCFDCPYGDSSHDYAPWTTSVTKDMVFCEVITVKWLKHISAQVVRIMLDYTDHVTLCVKLKECLKTQKQWPEICHIQENVRSLKHLCRLRIRDCLSRLRLRSPAFISFMPLPTRLKDYLRYREYDIYSRGSPD
- the asb14b gene encoding dynein axonemal heavy chain 12 isoform X2 — its product is MNSETEAGYVFDQPEEDKVTQYMIEQSLLKYNKHKGSLPNDPAGPEGDPDEIFTVIKEGNEEALIRLAEQPGAMSRVDDRGWIPLHEAAVQEKKSILEIVFSASPQGAEQCRTLKGETPLFLAVVCGLRENATFLLQNGCCPDLQNDDEESPLVAAIVNDQYDCASLLLRCNAKVDQTGDLERTALHEASLLGLDNFVNLLLQSGANPNARDVDKLTPLALAAETGHLNVVEVLLQKGASVQSQTEGSVLFEAVASGNPDIISLLLDYGADPDMPNHSGHLPIHRAAYHGHLLVLERLISATNMEAVKKSGMSPLHSAAAGGHTQCLEVLLNAGYDPNFMLHPRVRNKYDDERRSALYFAVSNNDVQSTRLLLEAEAMVNQDPVNCLQVALRLGNYELINTLLRYGANASYYSRVKTTHFPSALQYALKDEVMLRMLLNHGYDVQRCFDCPYGDSSHDYAPWTTSVTKDMFCEVITVKWLKHISAQVVRIMLDYTDHVTLCVKLKECLKTQKQWPEICHIQENVRSLKHLCRLRIRDCLSRLRLRSPAFISFMPLPTRLKDYLRYREYDIYSRGSPD